One Hemitrygon akajei unplaced genomic scaffold, sHemAka1.3 Scf000077, whole genome shotgun sequence genomic window carries:
- the LOC140722437 gene encoding uncharacterized protein, with product MVHQQVHTEEWLFTCSDCGKGFTKSSKLKLHQRVHTGERPFTCLDCGKGFTCSSKLKVHQRVHTGERPFTCSDCGKGFTQSSHLYAHRSVHTGERPFTCSYCGKGFTCSSKLKVHQRVHTGERPFTCSDCGKGFTQSSHLYAHRSVHTGERPFTCSYCGEGFILSSQLLRHQSVHTGEWPFNCSVCGKGFTRSSTLQRHQQVHTGEKPFTCSVCGKGFTRSSTLQRHQQVHTGEKPFTCSLCGKGFTCSPDLKVHQRVHTGERPFRCSDCGKGFTCSRDLKLHQRVHTGEWPFRCSDCGKGFTCSSQLKVHQRVHNGERPFTCSDCGKGFTCSSQLKIHQRVHTGERPFTCSDCGKGFTRSSDLLVHQRVHTGERPFTCSVCGKGFTSSSHLLAHQRVHTGKRPFTCSYCGKGFTRSSDLLVHQRVHTGARPFTCLDCGKGFTQSSELKVHQRVHTGEWPFTCSDCGKGFTRSSKLKVHQRAHTGEKPFTCSDCGKGFTQSSQLKVHQRVHTGERPFTCSDCGKGFTQSSQLMVHLRVHTGQGHSAAQTVGRDSLSHPN from the coding sequence ATGGTTCACCAGCAAGTCCACACTGAGgagtggctgttcacctgctcagactgtgggaaaggattcactaagtcatctaaactgaagctacatcagagagttcacactggggagagaccatttacctgcttggactgtggaaaaggattcacttgctcatctaaactgaaggtacatcagcgagttcacactggggagaggccattcacctgctcagactgtgggaagggattcactcagtcatcccacctgtatgcacacaggtcagttcacacgggggagaggccgtttacctgctcatactgtggaaaaggattcacttgctcatctaaactgaaggtacatcagcgagttcacactggggagaggccattcacctgctcagactgtgggaagggattcactcagtcatcccacctgtatgcacacaggtcagttcacacgggggagaggccgtttacctgctcatactgtggggagggattcatttTGTCATCgcagctactgagacaccagtcagttcacactggggagtggccattcaactgctcagtgtgtgggaagggattcactcggtcatccaccctacagagacatcagcaagttcacactggggagaagccgttcacctgctcagtgtgtgggaagggattcactcggtcatccaccctacagagacatcagcaagttcacactggggagaagccgttcacctgctcactgtgtgggaagggattcacttgttcacctgacctgaaggtacatcagagagttcacactggggaacggccattcagatgctcagactgtgggaagggattcacttgttcacgtgacctgaagttacatcagagagttcacactggggaatggCCATTcagatgctcagactgtgggaagggattcacctgctcatcccaactgaaggtacatcagagagttcacaatggggaacggcctttcacatgctcagactgtgggaagggattcacctgctcatcccaactgaagatacatcagagagttcacacaggggagcggccattcacctgctcagactgtgggaagggattcactaggtCATCCGACCTattggtacaccagcgagttcacaccggggagcggccattcacctgctcagtctgtgggaaaggatttacttCGTCATCCCACCTATtagcacaccagcgagttcacacagggaagcggccattcacctgctcatactgtggtaagggattcactaGGTCATCCGACCTattggtacaccagcgagttcacaccggggcgcggccattcacctgcttagactgtgggaagggattcactcagtcatctgaactgaaggtacatcagagagttcacactggggaatggccgttcacctgctcagactgtgggaagggattcacacggtcatctaaactgaaggtacatcagcgagctcacactggagagaagccattcacctgctcagactgtgggaagggattcactcagtcatctcaactgaaggtacatcagcgagttcacactggagagaggccgttcacctgctcagactgtgggaagggattcactcagtcatcccaactgatggtacatctgcgagttcacactgggcaaggccattcagctgctcagactgtgggaagggattcactcagtcatcccaactga
- the LOC140722445 gene encoding uncharacterized protein — translation MAHQRVHTGERPFTCSECGKGFTYSSQLKIHQRVHTGERPFTCSDCGKGFTQLAGLQAHHSVHTGERPFTCSDCGKGFTSSSQLKVHQRVHTGERPFICSDCGKGFTQLSGLQAHQSVHTGERPFICSDCGKGFTQLSSLQAHQSVHTGERPFTCLDCGKGFTLSFCLLTHQSVHTGEWPFTCSDCGKGFTRSSQLKVHQRVHTGERPFTCSDCGKGFTSSSQLKVHQRVHTGERPFACTFCGKGFTQSSQLKVHERIHTGERPFTCSDCGKGFTRSSRLLTHQSVHTGERPFTSC, via the coding sequence atggctcaccagcgagttcacactggggaaaggccgttcacctgctcggaatgtgggaagggattcacctactcatcccaactgaagatacatcagcgagttcacactggggagaggccattcacctgctcagactgtgggaagggattcacacaattAGCTGGCCTACAAGCACACcattcagttcacactggggagaggccgttcacttgctcagactgtgggaagggattcacttcgtcatctcaactgaaggtacatcagcgagttcacactggggagaggccgttcatctgctcagactgtgggaagggattcacacagttatctggcctgcaagcacaccagtcagttcacactggggagaggccgttcatctgctcagactgtgggaagggattcacacagttatctagcctgcaagcacaccagtcagttcacactggcgagaggccgttcacctgcttagactgtgggaagggattcactctgtcattttgcctactgacacaccagtcagttcacactggagagtggccattcacctgctcagactgtgggaagggattcactcggtcatctcaactgaaggtacatcagcgagttcacactggggagaggccattcacctgctcggattgtgggaagggattcacttcgtcatctcaactgaaggtccatcaacgagttcacactggggagaggccattcgccTGCAcattctgtgggaagggattcactcaatcatctcaattgaaggtacatgagcgaattcacactggggagaggccattcacctgctcagactgtgggaagggattcactcggtcatctcgcctactgacacaccagtcagttcacactggggagaggccgttcacctccTGTTAA